The Brassica napus cultivar Da-Ae chromosome C7, Da-Ae, whole genome shotgun sequence genome has a segment encoding these proteins:
- the LOC106395375 gene encoding F-box protein AUF2: MDVFDGLPDAIVVDILNKVGDVKTLHRCSSVSKRFNSLIPQSESLFVRLDQDVTTESRPDSPVSNIFQSLVKSFQGFLSLFSKPAKPIRFTNLSPNIPCKILSRFDRIKNLEVELPGGDVSLEKGAAVKWKAEFGKTLKTCVVVAFCSASTVSSSSPDGESDAIGLKTRVVWTINALMAASSRHFLMSEVLKEHKEMESLVMHDVGGEGTVVMRADGLREFQKTEEARGGEADERLMKNRRSVVPNVRMSMRHAPSLKLKSGIYLESATLVIVRPSDKYSDFGDDELATEAFAGNCMYGEAVVALLKREKINLEINSF, encoded by the coding sequence ATGGACGTTTTTGATGGACTTCCAGATGCGATCGTCGTCGATATCTTGAACAAAGTCGGTGACGTCAAAACCTTACATCGTTGCAGTTCTGTCTCCAAGAGATTCAACTCGCTTATACCTCAGTCCGAGTCACTCTTCGTCCGACTCGACCAGGACGTTACCACCGAGTCACGACCCGATTCTCCCGTCAGCAACATTTTCCAATCATTAGTCAAGTCCTTCCAAGGTTTCCTctctttattttctaaaccgGCTAAACCGATCCGGTTCACGAATCTTTCACCGAATATTCCTTGCAAGATTCTATCTCGGTTTGACCGGATCAAGAATCTTGAGGTCGAGCTTCCTGGCGGCGATGTAAGCCTTGAGAAAGGCGCCGCCGTTAAGTGGAAAGCAGAGTTTGGTAAAACTCTTAAAACCTGCGTCGTCGTCGCGTTTTGCTCCGCCTCCACCGTGTCCTCTTCTTCTCCGGACGGCGAGTCAGACGCCATTGGACTGAAAACGCGCGTGGTGTGGACGATAAACGCCTTGATGGCCGCGTCGAGTCGTCATTTTTTGATGAGCGAAGTCTTGAAGGAGCATAAAGAGATGGAGAGTTTGGTGATGCATGACGTAGGAGGAGAAGGGACGGTGGTGATGAGAGCGGATGGGCTGAGAGAGTTTCAAAAGACGGAGGAGGCGCGTGGGGGAGAAGCGGACGAACGCCTGATGAAAAACCGGAGGAGTGTAGTCCCGAACGTGAGGATGAGCATGAGGCACGCGCCTTCGCTTAAGCTCAAGAGCGGGATCTATTTAGAATCTGCGACGCTCGTGATCGTAAGGCCGAGCGATAAATATTCCGACTTCGGAGATGATGAGTTGGCGACGGAGGCTTTCGCCGGGAACTGTATGTACGGTGAAGCTGTGGTCGCTTTGTTAAAACGTGAGAagattaatttagaaattaattcATTTTAA